taatttatcaaaaaaGCAAATTACAGACAATGCTTTAGGTGCAATCAACCATATTATATcaatattattatattgttttatattttaaacaaccCAATTATTCAATCCTCACTCACAGACTGTGTGCTTTGCCACTTTGGCATTGCAAACAACTTGGGTGGAACTTGAAATGTTGATCATAGCAACATTATGCAGTTAGCTACGAAAAAAATAGCCACTGCAAGTCTCATCCCAAATGATCatttaacttcttaataaagatttaatgatcagattttaaatgttgtttccTACCTGAAATGGTTTACAATGCAGATCAATGGATCTTTACGTTTACACCGCCCTCTCAGTCTCATGCTAGGCTAAATGAGCTAGTTGCGGGAAAATGACAGCTCACTGTCAACAAACTGACATCGTTACTGATGCTTTAATGTCTCCTAAAACGCACAGCATTATAAACACGTGCTATAAATAAGATAAGGACTGATTTTATTCAGATGACAATTTTATCTAATGGGCTTTCTACTTGCACTACTTCTATTTCCAGTGTGAAGCCAGATATATTAACTTTATCGCGATGTTTttgtgagtttttcataataaaagTCTAGCACTAATGAAAAATATaccttttcatttattattatggaaCTGATGTGTTACCAAAGATGATTTAgtaatcattttcattttcagaCAAAAACTTATTTAAAGATGTATAATCTTAAGTGTTATAAACGATTTGCAGTTTTATAACATGGACAGTCAAGTTTATCTCAGGTATAGCTCATCTTGCACTAAAACAATGGCTTTAACCACTGTGTTTGTCCTAGGTTTCTCAAGAATTACAATGCTCATCTCTGGAGGTcaaccaaataataaataatacaaataagaAAGGTTTCTGCCTTTTTTCTTTGTCCCTTGGGACGTGACAGGAATTCTGTGAATACTACACATATGAAATAGTCAGTGCTTGTGAAAGTACTTATAATTTATTATTGTCATTTCCAGcaaacatatttacatatagagaaaaataatataattatattggCTTAATTTAGTTATTTACACAcaatacatatttattatattggACAGAAGTAGAAACATTCATGTGTTTAGGATTTAAAGAATgcaaaaaaagtaatatttttttcagttttataaAACAACTGAATTTAAATTAGAAAACAGTGACGACATTTAGCTGACTGTCTGGACATCTTGATTCTTTTCAAGCAGTCTCAATTATGTCTTTATACTGAAGCTTTCTGTTTGTTGTGTTTGGCAAACCACTCGTCACTTTTATCTGCAGCCATTGCCtgtaaaaaacaccaagtaTAAAACAGCCGAGGGTTAAAAGTACAACATAAGCATTATTTTATCTGGGTAATGTCCAGAGAATCATTACCTTATCCAGTAATTCATTTCCACTGGGGTCCATTGCAGAGAGCTGTCTGAATGCCTCATCTCCCACAAAACATATCTCATGATCATCCTACAAGATCAGAGTCAGCTAAAAATACATTACGCCAAAGATTTAGCATTTAGACCATAAAGACTCACAGGATCTGCAAGAATGACAACTTCCACCGTGGCTTTTCCAGGTGTGTCTAGACTCACGAGCGGGGTGAGGATTTTAtggttttcttttttcattaaGCCCTCAATGTCTGGTAACTGCCAAAATAGGGACTTTTTAATTATAACAAGTAAAACTTGCACTAAAAAGaacaataaacttaaattaaagCAATTATTGTGAATTTAGTGTGAATTTTCTCACTTGATCTCGGGGGCAAGCAAATGCGATCCTACCAAAAGCAGTTCCATGATCCACTTTGCCTCCAATGTCCTGAAGCTCCAGCTTACACTACAAAAAATTAACACTTTGCTGCATAATTTCCTTGTGAGATATGAGCTTTGAGATCTAGATGAATGGCATGTCCTCAAAATTTAATTATTgccaaaaatataataaatggaTCATTTTAGCCAAACCTGATTATCTGAGAATCCCATCAAGACAGTCTTTTTGTCCTCGTTTTTCTCAATAACTTTCATTCCCAGCAGGGAAGACCAATAATGAACAGAACGTTGCAGATCAGACACAGCGAGGGAAACTTTCTGGACAGGATCTTTACCacgaaaaatataaaatatatgcacACTTAATTGCTACATTTACCAAACACACAAATGTGCTAATATACCCACCACAGTTTGGCTGATCTTTGTCTATAAGGTAAAAGCGATATCCTCCTGGAGCTTCTGTCATGTACAGGGAATCTCCAACTGGAGTAAGATTCCAGCCTAACCTCTTTGCATTACTCACAGCCTGACTAGACTGCAAAGTTAAACCCTAACAATGCATAGTGAGAATATAAGTCAAGACTTAAGAGTGCCTGATTTACATCCTGACACTTATTTCacagaaaatgtattttatatacagtcatttcaaataattttttttaccaaaaagtcATTTCCAAGGCGGTATTCACCCACTCCGTAATTATAAGTCAACTCTGCAACGAAGTGGTCATCTTCTGGTCCAAATCCCACCATGGTTTTACTCCACTTTCCATCATATGGACTAAAAACATGCATGCaacacaaaataacacagcaATGTTAAGATTGGTCATATATTTGTATTACAGAGTGTTAATTAGGTTGTTCTATTCATTCagtacacggctctctggaatgcttgattctgattggtcagtcgcAACGTGTTGAGATCTGTTATGCAACGGTCCAGACAACTCAGATTTAGGATATTTCCCACCTCAACCTGGAAACAATGTCTGAAACGGCACTCTATTGTTGTAAGTTGTAATATTAAAGGGAACCTATTTAATTGGTAAAACAAcgctattttgtgtatttggtataatacaatgtgtttgtgtggtttatggttaaaaacacactACTTTcaacataccgtacatttttgtagctccaggtttccctctcttcctgaaacgcactgtaTCATGttcaaaactcatcgatttgaaaagcggcAAGTCCCTGattgtaaaatcgtgaatcagataattggtgctctttaatgttacaattttttttaatggtgcTTAAaggcatagatatgtatataaaggctagatggctcgtccgcgctgctggccaattgagtgcaacgtccgcattttggcggccatcttacgacagggcgctcgctcactcgtagcattgagtcttaatgatgcaggtacttttaaatgaccataacttgcttaattttttaccgattttcaaacggtttggtttgttataaacgtcaaagatgtacctatgacactgcatacctatactaaaaataaaaaataaattcatgaaacatgttaaagcatccagaattatagccacgttaataacgtttgtaaaaacccaaaccgtttgaaaatcggtagaaaattgagcaagttatggtcatttaaaagtacctgcaccattaaactcaatgctacgagtgagcgagcgccctgttgtaagatggccgccaggtgatgccgttagggactccgccttgagcaaTCTAGCCTTTATAAACATATCTAtgcttaaaggtacagtgtgtaaattttagcagcatctagtggtgaggttgcgaattgcaaccaacggctcagtccacttcTCACccatcgcttttgaaacgcatagagaagctacgatagccaccaccaAAAAAAAgtgtcatcatctgagacaacttagtaaaaaagtttgtcagtTAAGGGCTTCTGGAGAAACATGGCggaacaaaatggcgacttccacgtaaggggaccctcagtgtatgtacaATTTGTACATAGTGTattgtctcattctaaggtaataaaaacataacggttcattataaaatggTCTGAATAAACccctaaaaatatagttttgtatattattttgcatttctgtcaagagatccttttaaaaattacacactgcacatcTAATTCAGAAATTAATCCCAAATTTGAGGTAGGAAATACCCTAATTCCAAGTCATTAACTGGTACTACTTATAAGATATACACATGTATCCTCAGCTAACCAAAATTTTTGTTTGCTGGGATGTACACGCACATACTCCTTTCCCATGCCAGGTTTGAATTTGTAACAAATGACTTTAAAATCTATATTTCGTGTCTAATTATTTACTGACATGTTTTTAATAACAACTGGTGTAATGCTGAAACAGCACCCCTGCCAGATTATACCCCCCCCCCTCCTACCacggttggggttagaattagGCATGGTGGTGGGGTTAAAAATCAGGCGGCAGTTTCAACGAGAGGGGGCATAATCTGGCAGGGGTGCTGTTTTCAGCACTACACCAAGTGGATGTAGTACAAATTTAAATGTAAGTTAACTAACCCATTGCAGGTCGCCTTGCAGCCCTCCTCAAATTCTTCATGACGCAGAacctgtaaaataaagtttgttttgtttatgcaTCTGGATTTTCAGTCTGTATACATAGAAAGAAACATGCGACGTTACATCATCAACTGCCTTGTAgtattcctgtagctcaattggtagcgCACAATGTTAGAAACACAAAGgccatgggttcgattccctgAAAACACCCTCCCTGATACAACAATCATGTGAATGCATTAGAAGTCGATACCGAAAAACCGTCTGttgaatgcataaatgtaaatatctaaTCTGCAGGAGGCAAAGTCCCAAAGGGTTTCGAAAAAAAATGACAGTATTTTTGGGAGACAGCTCTCCTACCTTCATTCCTAAGACATCTCTGTAAAAAGTGGCAGTTTTGGTCCTATCTCCTActttaaacacaaaatgcaGAGCTCTTCTAAGTCCCATTATAATGTTTAAAAGACTTTTGCTGTAGAAATACGATCATAACAGACATTTGCGTGTCTTCCGATCGATTGCTCTGGCCTTCAACAAACAGACGAAaccaatttttatttaaacttttatgtgcatttttatttcagcatttataattgaaataatatgtataAGAACACAATTTCACACATTAAACATCTGATATTGTAAATCAGAATcaactatttattatttttaaactgaTTTATTATTTCCCCGTTATGCCGTGGTACAGTCCATTTGCCGATGACGTAGTAACTGTCATAAAACATGGCAGCGCTCATGTACAACGTGAGCCGTGGATGTGTTATTTTAAGGGAACATTGTTTGTTATTAAGAGGGTATAACCAAATCTTTGTGGATTCGAGGAGGTATGCCCGAGCTCTTCGCCGGAGACCCGTGTCTGTTCTATATCCAAATGGCGAGCGAGAAACACGAATTAAGTCAAATGAACCAGCTAATAAAAGCAATCACGAGAAGCTCTTAAGAGACAGTGTTATAAAGACTGACAAAAGGGTTGGTGGTAAATACACTAAGGAGAAAATAACAGAGGCAGTTGTCAACAAGAAGTATAGTAGTCGTGTGTATGTAGACGAGTCTGCGCACACTACCAAAGACAAACTTTGTGGACTGCGCTTCGAAAAGGCCCCTGCAGGGGATAACAGACTCGCGTAAGTACATGAGCTGTCAGAGCATGCAGATAAGTATTGATGGAGAATGAAAAATTGTAGATTATACTTAATAGTACTACGGTTCTTGATTGCGGGTAGATGTGGTGCGTTCGCTCGTCTAAAAACATGCACACGTGAGTATTACCAAAGTATTACTGCGCCActgcgtctgtgttgcttgGCAACTAGAACCACATTGCTTTGCggaagaatattttttaaacaatatctttattttctttgtgtttattttatgaaacttgtaataatattaataattgtaTATAATTTTTATCGATAGGAATTTTCACAGTTaacattgttgcaaagcagcttacAGAAGGCACAATGTAGAATTTACATGCACAGACAAATCAAAAATTCAAaatcaataggctttatgcccagctgcactacttcctgaacttcagccagctccttgtttcctgtctgccattattggacaaactgattaatccaggtgtgcctgacctcagttgtcagaacaacaataatcagacacacttGGATTAATTAGTTTGTCCagtaatggcagacaggaaacaaggagctggctgaagttcaggaagtacttcagctgggcataaagcctattgagtCTGTGTAAGTACGATAACATACGTTGTTATCAATCACAGGTCAAATATAGATCTACAATTAAAAACCAGACCTCAGATATTTCAATATCTCCTCAGGCATGTGGCCAGTGTTGGGCACTCCAGAGCATTTCGTGATAAGGAAGGTAAGGTGTTGCTGGAGGGGAGGCGTCTGATCTGTGATGCTCTTGCTGCTGGTGCATCTCCTCAGATGATCTTCTTCAGTTCACTGGAGCGACTACAAGAACTCCCTCTAGATAAACTACAGCAGGCCAAACTAATCAAAGTCAAGTATGAAGACATGAAGACCTGGTCTGACCTGGTCACTCCACAAGGTGTTATTGGTCAGTGGACGAATTTCACACACCCTACTCAAACACAAACACTATTAATTGTGAGCATTCCTGATTTTGCCATGTGAGAAATGTTCCTAGATCAATATCATTGTTGACCCTGACAAAACATTCCAATAACAGATCAGATTTGAGGATTGCGGGCCATGGGAAGTTTAGGCTTACCCCATTGTTCTTCACCTAGCATTTCCCTCAGATTTTAGGCACAAGCTGTGGTTTGgggcaaaaatgtgcagttttgggtgtgtccttcaaatgcaaattagctaatctctgcactaaatggcaatgctGTGGTTGgctagtgcagattaaggggtggtatttccccttctgacatcacaaggggagccaaattccaataacctattttttcacatgcttgcagagaatggtttgcgtaaactaagttactgggttgttgttgttttttttacacattttctatgttgatagaagcacttgggacacaattatagcacttaaacatggaaaaaaatctgattttcatgatatgtctcctttaactTGCAGCCATATTTTCAAAACCCGATGCCTCTCGTCTGGCATTTCCAAAGGATGCGAGACTTCAGTCGGTTCCTTTGTTCCTAATATGTGACAATATGCGGGACGCTGGGAACATTGGGACAATCTTACGGTGTGCCGCAGCTGCAGGCTGTGACCGTGTTCTCCTAACTAAAGGTACAGTATGTTAATAACTGTATAGCATATGATTTGCCAAAAGAGAGAATGGAAAGAGatcatttacatatttattataactaaactagtttttttattataacatgCATTATGTACTACTATTAATTATACCACAGGGTTGTatatgctttattctgattggttgagaaatgttccacga
This sequence is a window from Misgurnus anguillicaudatus chromosome 24, ASM2758022v2, whole genome shotgun sequence. Protein-coding genes within it:
- the glod4 gene encoding glyoxalase domain-containing protein 4, whose product is MGLRRALHFVFKVGDRTKTATFYRDVLGMKVLRHEEFEEGCKATCNGPYDGKWSKTMVGFGPEDDHFVAELTYNYGVGEYRLGNDFLGLTLQSSQAVSNAKRLGWNLTPVGDSLYMTEAPGGYRFYLIDKDQPNCDPVQKVSLAVSDLQRSVHYWSSLLGMKVIEKNEDKKTVLMGFSDNQCKLELQDIGGKVDHGTAFGRIAFACPRDQLPDIEGLMKKENHKILTPLVSLDTPGKATVEVVILADPDDHEICFVGDEAFRQLSAMDPSGNELLDKAMAADKSDEWFAKHNKQKASV
- the mrm3a gene encoding rRNA methyltransferase 3A, mitochondrial; this encodes MAALMYNVSRGCVILREHCLLLRGYNQIFVDSRRYARALRRRPVSVLYPNGERETRIKSNEPANKSNHEKLLRDSVIKTDKRVGGKYTKEKITEAVVNKKYSSRVYVDESAHTTKDKLCGLRFEKAPAGDNRLAHVASVGHSRAFRDKEGKVLLEGRRLICDALAAGASPQMIFFSSLERLQELPLDKLQQAKLIKVKYEDMKTWSDLVTPQGVIAIFSKPDASRLAFPKDARLQSVPLFLICDNMRDAGNIGTILRCAAAAGCDRVLLTKGCVDAWEPKVLRAAMGAHFRLPVFPNLDWDDISNHLPTDVTVHVADTFNSFPKNPASEANPKPENGSSDEYTESDSDVESDDELLLPRVKHQVYYERWAQKNAALVIGGETHGLSMEALRLAEKTEGRRLFVPMAAGVQSLNSAMAASILLFEGRRQLLLLGNRKKRSQKRQI